From a region of the Eublepharis macularius isolate TG4126 chromosome 7, MPM_Emac_v1.0, whole genome shotgun sequence genome:
- the SEC22B gene encoding vesicle-trafficking protein SEC22b yields the protein MVLLTMIARVADGLPLAASMQEDEQSGRDLQQYQSQAKQLFRKLNEQSPTRCTLEAGAMAFHYIIEKGVCYLVLCEAAFPKKLAFAYLEDLHSEFDEQHGKKVPTVSRPYSFIEFDTYIQKTKKLYIDSRARRNLGSINTELQDVQRIMVANIEEVLQRGEALSALDSKANNLSSLSKKYRQDAKYLNMRSTYAKLAAIAVFFIMLIVYVRFWWL from the exons ATGGTGCTGCTGACGATGATCGCGCGGGTGGCCGACGGGCTGCCCTTGGCCGCCTCCATGCAGGAGGACGAGCAG TCAGGCCGCGACCTGCAGCAGTACCAGAGCCAGGCCAAGCAGCTCTTCCGCAAGCTGAACGAGCAGTCGCCCACCCGCTGCACCCTGGAGGCGGGCGCCATGGCCTTCCA CTATATCATTGAGAAAGGAGTCTGCTATCTGGTTCTTTGTGAAGCTGCCTTCCCCAAAAAGTTGGCATTTGCTTATCTGGAGGATCTGCACTCAGAATTTGATGAACAACATGGAAAGAAGGTGCCCACGGTGTCGAGGCCCTATTCGTTCATTGAGTTTG ACACTTACATCCAGAAAACCAAGAAACTTTATATTGACAGTCGTGCCAGAAGAAACCTCGGCTCCATCAACACGGAGTTACAGGATGTACAGAGAATCATGGTAGCCAACATTGAGGAAGTCTTACAGCGAGGCGAGGCCCTTTCAG CTTTGGATTCCAAGGCCAACAATCTGTCCAGTTTGTCCAAGAAATACCGTCAGGATGCAAAGTACCTGAACATGCGCTCCACCTATGCCAAGCTTGCTGCTATTGCAGTGTTTTTTATCATGCTGATTGTGTATGTGCGGTTCTGGTGGCTGTGA